From Bifidobacteriaceae bacterium, a single genomic window includes:
- a CDS encoding 3' terminal RNA ribose 2'-O-methyltransferase Hen1, translated as MFLTIASPGDDLSYLLFKHPARVQAFDLPVGRATVFYPRADQDATEAALLVDVDSAALARSKRFRVSGFELGHYVNDRAYAASSLLAVALGRVFRSALTGHDPEDRPGAALQPRELTIHLPSVRSRGGASLVRELFEPLGWSADAVEAVPACVDLRLKGVARLQDALSQLYVLLPVLDDSKHYWVGESEVGKLVRHGEDWLAAHPARDLITARYLAHQREYVADATALPLAEEGADELAEEAAQCGRAEALTDAGPPRPPLGAERTDYLVAKLAELGAKRVLDLGCGEGRLVRRLLDQPRFEVVGADVSTSALDKAAKLLERLSDRQRERVNLIQASATYRDHRFGGFDAIVASEVIEHMDPDRLPVLERNILAEARPGHFIVTTPNAEYNRVYGLDAGEPRHSDHRFEWTRAEFEGWARAAAERAGYAVGFDGIGPQEPGLGQPTQAAVFTRNAAGGQDG; from the coding sequence GTGTTCCTGACAATCGCTTCGCCGGGGGACGATTTGAGCTACCTCCTGTTCAAACACCCCGCCCGTGTCCAGGCCTTCGACTTGCCGGTCGGGCGGGCCACGGTGTTCTATCCCCGCGCGGACCAAGACGCGACCGAAGCCGCGCTGCTGGTCGACGTCGACTCGGCCGCGTTGGCCCGGTCGAAGCGGTTCCGGGTCTCCGGCTTCGAGTTGGGCCACTATGTCAACGACCGCGCGTACGCGGCGTCCTCGCTGCTCGCCGTGGCGCTCGGCCGCGTTTTCCGGTCGGCGCTGACCGGCCACGACCCGGAGGACCGGCCGGGCGCCGCCCTTCAGCCGCGCGAATTGACCATCCACCTGCCGTCAGTCCGCTCGCGGGGCGGCGCGTCCCTGGTCCGCGAGTTGTTCGAACCGCTCGGCTGGTCCGCCGATGCCGTCGAGGCGGTCCCAGCCTGCGTGGACCTCAGGCTCAAGGGGGTCGCCCGCCTTCAGGACGCGTTGTCGCAGCTTTACGTGCTGCTCCCGGTCCTCGACGATTCGAAGCACTATTGGGTGGGCGAGTCGGAGGTCGGCAAGCTGGTCCGCCACGGGGAGGATTGGCTGGCCGCCCACCCAGCCCGCGACCTGATCACGGCCAGGTACCTGGCCCACCAGCGTGAATATGTCGCGGACGCGACCGCGCTGCCGCTGGCGGAAGAAGGGGCTGACGAACTGGCGGAGGAGGCGGCGCAGTGCGGGCGAGCGGAGGCCCTCACGGACGCGGGGCCGCCAAGGCCGCCGCTCGGCGCCGAACGGACGGATTACCTGGTTGCGAAGCTGGCGGAACTGGGCGCCAAACGGGTCCTCGACCTGGGCTGCGGCGAAGGGCGCTTGGTCAGGCGGCTGTTGGACCAGCCCCGGTTCGAGGTGGTCGGGGCCGACGTCTCGACCTCGGCCCTGGACAAGGCCGCCAAGCTCTTGGAGCGGCTCTCCGACCGGCAACGCGAGCGGGTCAACCTGATCCAGGCCTCGGCGACCTACCGGGATCACCGTTTCGGCGGTTTCGACGCGATTGTGGCCTCGGAGGTGATCGAGCACATGGACCCGGACCGCCTGCCGGTGTTGGAACGGAACATCTTGGCGGAGGCCCGGCCGGGTCACTTCATCGTGACCACGCCGAACGCCGAATACAACCGAGTTTACGGCTTAGACGCGGGGGAGCCTCGCCACTCCGACCACCGTTTCGAATGGACCCGCGCGGAGTTTGAAGGCTGGGCGCGGGCGGCGGCCGAACGGGCGGGCTACGCGGTCGGATTCGACGGCATCGGGCCCCAAGAGCCGGGGCTGGGCCAACCGACCCAAGCGGCGGTGTTCACCCGGAACGCGGCGGGAGGCCAAGATGGCTGA